Sequence from the Cellulomonas fimi ATCC 484 genome:
GTCGTCCGGGGTACCGGCGCCGCCCGGGACGGGGCGGACAGGGTGCGGGGTCATCGCGTCTCCAGGGTGGGGTCGGTGCGCAGCGTCGCCAGGGCGCGCGCGGCGTGGGCTCGGACGGTGGCGGGCGAGGTCCCCAGGACGGCCGCGATCTCGGCGTCCGGGAGCCCCTCGTAGTAGCGCAGGACAAGGACCGCGCGCTGGCGCGGAGGCAGCCGTCCGAGGCGCTGCCACATGGCGTCCTCCTCGGCCAGCCCGTGGGCGTGGTCCCGGGAGGTGCCGGCGTGCGCGGTGATCACCTCGTCGGTGGCCGGGCGGATGGTGCGCACGTGCCAGCGGCGTCGCCAGGACAGGTGCTCGTTGGTGACCATCCGCCGCAGGTAGAGGTCCGGGCGCTCCATCAGGGCGATCCGGTGCCAGCGCACGTGCGCGCGCAGCAGGACCTCCTGCACCAGGTCGGCGGCGGTGTGCTCGTCGCCGACCAGGATCGTCGCGTACCGCAGCAGGCCCGGCAGGTGCGTGCGGACCACGTCGTCGAGCGCGGGTGGCAGGGCGACCCCGCGCGCCGGCGTCGGGAGGGGCGCGATGCGTCGGGTGGGGGCGCACTCCGGCCCGGTCACGGGCAGCCAGGTGGTCACCGGCCCACCGCCTCACGCACGCCGGCGAGCGCCTCCAGCGCGGCCGTCGCGTCACGAGCGGCGTCGGCGTCGGGGCGGGGGACCGGGCGGTCGTCCAGGCACCGCAGCAGCAACCGCTCGACCAGGGCGGCACGGCGCACGATCGCCCGGGCGTCGAGGTCGCCCGGCAGGATCCGGACCTCGAGGGTGTCCCGCACCGGGCGGTCCGCGACGAGCTGGGTGAGGTTGACGTCCGCGTACTTGGTCAGCCCGAGCCCACGCGCGGCGGCCCGGAGCGCGTCCCACGACGGCGCCGGGACGCGCTCGACCAGGTCGAGGAGACCCTCGGGCAGGGCGCCGAGCCGGCGGCAGGCCGGGTTGGTCTCGAGCGCGACGTGCAGCGGTTCACGCCAGTGTCCGAACAGCCGGACCACGTTGGCGAACGCCGCCGGCCGACGGAACGGCGCCCCGTCGAGGTGCACGTGCACGGCCGCCTCCGCCGGCACGGTGAACCCGAGGTCGCGTGCCGGCCCGAGCAGGTCCTCGAGCGCTCGGGCGTGGTCGGCGACCAGCGGCGGCGTGACGATCTCGGTCGGCCGCTCCCGACCCGCGGGCAGCGGCATCGCCACGGCGACGGTCGCGCCGGCGGCGTCGTTCACCCGGGCCGCGCCGCCCCGCAGCTCGACGCTGGTGCCGACCAGCTCCGCCACGGGTCCGAGCACGTCGGGCAGCGCCGCATCGGGGTCGGCGTGCCGTTCGACGAGCCGCAGCAGCCGGGCGTCGTCGGACAGCAGCCGGTACCAGCCCCGGTGGCCGCGCGCGGTCGTCCCGACGCCGACCAGGTCGGCCACGATGGTGATGTCGTCGACGAGCCGCGCGATCGGCGCCCCCTGCGCGTCGACCACGTCGAACGCCGGGGACAGGTGGCGGAACACCCCGACACCTGGCACCGCCGACGGCTCGCTGTCCGTGTGGAACGACCGTCGGACCCGGCCGCCGTGACGCGCGGCGAGGGCGTCCGCGAGCACCTGGCGGTCGGAACCGCCGGGCGCGAGCAGCTCGATCTCGAACCCGGTGCGCCACGTCAGGGCGTCGATGGTGTCCTCCGGACGGGTCGTGAGCGGTGCCAGGTGCACGACGTCAGCCGGCGGGGGTGGCGCCGGGGCCCTCGACCGGCAGCGTCTGACCGTCGAGCAGGAGCTGACCGGCACGGGCCTTGGTCTCGAGCGCGTCGGTGCTCCACAGCGCACCGAGCTCCGCGACGTCGTCGGCGTCGTAGCCGGCGGCGAAGAACGCGGCGATCTCGGCCTCGTCGTCGGCGGTGACCGTCGGGCTGGCGTGGGTGCCGGGCGCGAACGGCAGCGCCTCGCCGTCGATGAGCATCTGGCCGGCACGCGCCTTGGCCTCGGTCTCGTCCACCGACCACATCTCCTGGAGCGCCTCGAGGTCCTCGGCAGAGTACTCGGCGGCCCAGTACGCCTCGTACTGCTCCCGCGTGTAGTTCTCCGGCATCGCCGACCAGTCGATGCCGACGACCTGCGCGGCGTCCTCGACGGCCCGCGCGAAGCCCCACTGCGGACTGGCCGCAGCCGCCAGACCGGCGCCCGCGACGCACAGGCCGGTGGCGGCGACGCCGATCGCCGTCAGGCGCAGGAAGTGCGCGCGGTTCGAGCGGGTGCTGCTGGTCATGGAGACCTCCAGGTCATCGGGACGTGCTTGCCCCCCAAGAACGCCGCTCGACGCCGATGTGTGCAGTGCCCGCGTCAGACCACCTCGGCGACGCGCGGGAACAGCCGGGCGACGAGGTCGTCGAGCGTGACGACGCCCGCGAACCGCCCCGCGTCCCGCAGCACGGCGAGGTGCTGGCGGCTCTCCCGCATCTGCGCGAGCGCCTCGTACACGGGCGTGCGCGCGTCGAGCGTGAGCACGGGTCGCACGAGGTCGTCGACGTGCTCGTCGTCGCCACGCAGGAGGGTGTCGCGCACGTGCACGACGCCGACGAGGTCGTCCCGGGCTCCGACGAGCACACGCAGGTGCCCGGAGGCCCGGGTCGCGGCACGCACGTCCGCGGCGGTCGCCCCCGACGGCACGGCCGTGGGGTCGGGGTCCGGGCGCGTGAGGTCGGCGACGGTGAGGGTCTGCAGGTCGAGCGCGCCCGTCACCTGCGCGGAGTACGCGGCGTCGAGCGCGCCGACGTTCGCGGAGTGTTCGACGAGGTGCCGCAGGTCGTCGGGGTTCTGGCCGGTCGCGAGCGTGCCGGACGGCTCGACGCCGACCCGGCGCAGGCACCAGTTGGCGGCCTCGTTGAGCCCGCGCAGCAGCGGCCGGGTCGCCCACATGAACGCGCGCATCGGCAACGCCAGCAGCGTCGCCGACGACTCCGGGTGCCCGATCGCCCACGACTTCGGTGCCATCTCCCCGACGACGAGGTGCAGGAACGTCACGACGACGAGGGCGAGCACGAACCCCGCCACGTCGGCGAGCCACGGGGCGGCGCCCCACGACTCGAACGCGGGCGTGAGCCAGTGGTGCACGGCCGGCTTGGTGACGGCGCCGAGCGCGAGGGTGCAGGCGGTGATGCCGAGCTGGGCGCCCGCGAGCAGGACGGTGAGCTCGCCCGCCGAGCGCAGCGCGGCGCGCGCGGAGCGGCTTGTCGGGGCGTCGTCCTCCAGGCGGTGCCGCTTGGCGGCGAGGGAGGCGAACTCGACGGCGACGAAGAACGCGGACAGCGCGATCAGCGCGGCCGTGACCAGGGCGACGGCGAGAGGGCTCATCGGGCGTCCTCCTGGGTCGCGGCGATCTCCTCGGCGGTGGGCGGGGGTTCTGCCGGGACGGTGACGCGCACGGACGACGGCACGTGCCGCTCGACGGCGAGCACGTCGAGCCGCATCCAGACCTCCTCGGACCGTCCGGCGTGCGCGAGCTCGGCCGGGTCGGCGGGGAGCAGGACGACGACGCCGGCCCCGACGGGCGGGAGCGCGCCGTGCGCGTCGATGACGAGCCCGGCGACCGTCTCGTGGTCGCCGCGCGGCAGGTCGCGGCCGATGGTGCGCTCGAGCTCGTCGAGGTGCAGCTCACCCGGGACCGTCCACGCGCCGTCCTCCAGCACGGGACCGGTCGCGGCGTCGGGGTCGTGCTCGTCGGTGATCTCCCCGACCAGCTCCTCCGCGAGGTCCTCGACGGTGACGACGCCCGCGAGGCCGCCGTACTCGTCGAGCACGCACGCGAGCTGGTTCGTGCCGGACAGCGCGCGCAGCGCGTCGGGCAGCGCCATCGACGTGGGGACGAGCACGGGCGGGCGCAGCAGCGACGCCACCGGGGCGTCGTCGCTCTCGGTCGTCGCCAGCACGTCCTGCAGGTGGACGACGCCGAGGACGTCCTCGTCGTCCGACAGCACCGGGTAGCGGGAGTGGCCGGTGCTCATGTGCAGCCGGACGTCGCCCACGGTGTCGTCGGGCCGCAGCACGTCGACCCGCGAGCGCGGCACCATCGCGTGCTCGACGTCCCGCTCGGGGAAGTCGAGGATGCGGTCGAGCAGCACCGACAGCTCGGGCGGGAGGTCACCGGACTGCGCGGACTCCGCGACGATGTGCTCGAGGTCGCGGACGGTCGCGGAGTGCTCGACGTCGTGCACGGGGTCGATCCGCAGCACACGCAGAAGCGCGTTCGACGCGGAGTCGAACACGCGGATCAGCCAGCCCATGACGCGCAGGTAGACGGTCGTCGAGGACGCGAGCGCGACGGCGACGGGCTCGGGGCGGGCGATCGCGAGGTTCTTCGGGAACAGCTCGCCGAACACCATCTGGACCAGCGTCGACAGCAGCAGCGCGAGCACCGTGCCGACCGCGAGCCCGACACCCGTCGGCACGCCGACGCCCCCCAACGCCTCGCCGAGCGACTCGCCGACGAGCGGCTCCGCGACGTACCCGACGAGCAGGCCGGTCACCGTGATGCCGAGCTGCGCACCCGACAGCATGAACGACGTCCGCTTCGTGACGGCGAGCGCA
This genomic interval carries:
- a CDS encoding hemolysin family protein, with protein sequence MSPLAVALVTAALIALSAFFVAVEFASLAAKRHRLEDDAPTSRSARAALRSAGELTVLLAGAQLGITACTLALGAVTKPAVHHWLTPAFESWGAAPWLADVAGFVLALVVVTFLHLVVGEMAPKSWAIGHPESSATLLALPMRAFMWATRPLLRGLNEAANWCLRRVGVEPSGTLATGQNPDDLRHLVEHSANVGALDAAYSAQVTGALDLQTLTVADLTRPDPDPTAVPSGATAADVRAATRASGHLRVLVGARDDLVGVVHVRDTLLRGDDEHVDDLVRPVLTLDARTPVYEALAQMRESRQHLAVLRDAGRFAGVVTLDDLVARLFPRVAEVV
- a CDS encoding amidoligase family protein, encoding MHLAPLTTRPEDTIDALTWRTGFEIELLAPGGSDRQVLADALAARHGGRVRRSFHTDSEPSAVPGVGVFRHLSPAFDVVDAQGAPIARLVDDITIVADLVGVGTTARGHRGWYRLLSDDARLLRLVERHADPDAALPDVLGPVAELVGTSVELRGGAARVNDAAGATVAVAMPLPAGRERPTEIVTPPLVADHARALEDLLGPARDLGFTVPAEAAVHVHLDGAPFRRPAAFANVVRLFGHWREPLHVALETNPACRRLGALPEGLLDLVERVPAPSWDALRAAARGLGLTKYADVNLTQLVADRPVRDTLEVRILPGDLDARAIVRRAALVERLLLRCLDDRPVPRPDADAARDATAALEALAGVREAVGR
- a CDS encoding hemolysin family protein, yielding MWVLSLLVGLLVVLAITAATGWFVAQEFAYMAVDRSRLGARTAAGDPGARRALAVTKRTSFMLSGAQLGITVTGLLVGYVAEPLVGESLGEALGGVGVPTGVGLAVGTVLALLLSTLVQMVFGELFPKNLAIARPEPVAVALASSTTVYLRVMGWLIRVFDSASNALLRVLRIDPVHDVEHSATVRDLEHIVAESAQSGDLPPELSVLLDRILDFPERDVEHAMVPRSRVDVLRPDDTVGDVRLHMSTGHSRYPVLSDDEDVLGVVHLQDVLATTESDDAPVASLLRPPVLVPTSMALPDALRALSGTNQLACVLDEYGGLAGVVTVEDLAEELVGEITDEHDPDAATGPVLEDGAWTVPGELHLDELERTIGRDLPRGDHETVAGLVIDAHGALPPVGAGVVVLLPADPAELAHAGRSEEVWMRLDVLAVERHVPSSVRVTVPAEPPPTAEEIAATQEDAR
- a CDS encoding SigE family RNA polymerase sigma factor — encoded protein: MTTWLPVTGPECAPTRRIAPLPTPARGVALPPALDDVVRTHLPGLLRYATILVGDEHTAADLVQEVLLRAHVRWHRIALMERPDLYLRRMVTNEHLSWRRRWHVRTIRPATDEVITAHAGTSRDHAHGLAEEDAMWQRLGRLPPRQRAVLVLRYYEGLPDAEIAAVLGTSPATVRAHAARALATLRTDPTLETR